In Castanea sativa cultivar Marrone di Chiusa Pesio chromosome 6, ASM4071231v1, a single window of DNA contains:
- the LOC142640709 gene encoding uncharacterized protein LOC142640709 — protein MQSKEAPTSMDVEAVPSAPKVEFGSLPMKPKFKPLSAHEMSDGQVQFRKVNVPPHRFSPLKKAWMEIYTPVYEQMKIDIRMNLKARRVELKTRTDTPDISNLQKCADFVHAFMLGFDVIDAIALLRLDELYVESFEIKDVKTLRGEHLSRAIGRLSGKGGKTKFAIENATKTRIVIADSKIHMLGSYKNIRVARDSLCNLILGSPAGKVYSKLRAVSARLAESL, from the coding sequence ATGCAGTCCAAAGAAGCCCCTACTTCCATGGATGTTGAAGCAGTTCCATCTGCACCAAAGGTTGAATTTGGGTCTTTGCCAATGAAGCCAAAGTTTAAGCCTTTGAGTGCTCATGAGATGTCTGATGGTCAAGTTCAGTTTAGAAAGGTCAATGTGCCACCACACAGGTTCTCACCTCTCAAGAAAGCATGGATGGAAATCTACACTCCAGTATATGAGCAAATGAAGATTGACATTCGAATGAATCTCAAAGCTCGAAGAGTTGAGTTGAAGACCAGAACTGACACACCTGACATTAGTAACCTACAGAAGTGTGCAGATTTTGTGCATGCATTCATGTTGGGTTTTGATGTCATTGATGCCATTGCACTTTTGCGATTGGATGAGCTCTATGTTGAATCTTTTGAGATCAAGGATGTTAAAACCCTTCGAGGAGAACATTTGTCTCGAGCCATAGGAAGACTGTCTGGTAAAGGTGGTAAAACAAAGTTTGCAATTGAAAACGCTACGAAGACAAGGATTGTGATTGCTGATTCCAAGATTCACATGTTAGGTTCCTATAAAAACATCAGAGTTGCACGGGATTCTCTTTGCAACCTTATTTTAGGGTCCCCAGCTGGAAAAGTATATTCAAAACTAAGAGCAGTATCTGCAAGATTGGCAGAAAGTTTATGA